In Anoplopoma fimbria isolate UVic2021 breed Golden Eagle Sablefish chromosome 15, Afim_UVic_2022, whole genome shotgun sequence, the genomic window CAaaattaatctacaatgtacattttttttttttttttttttttttttaaataaagaaaaaagtggTCATATGACCACTTTTTCCCCCACATCTCTCTTAAtatacagaaatagaaataacataTATCGACAAGGACAACAAAGGATAGACAGGACTTGTTTGTACACTAGTAGTGACAAgatggtgtatatatatacatatatatatctacagtaccagtcaaaagtttggacacaccttctcattcaatggtttttctttattcttgtttttttctacattgtagattcatattgaagacatccaaactatgaaggaacacatatggaattatgtggtaaacaaacaaatgctcaacaaaccagaatatgttttatattttagattcttcaaagtagttgaatgagaaggtgtgtccaaacttttgactgatactgtatatcCATTACATCATAAATGgctaaatgcaaaataaacaccACACATTTTCAATCATAGCCTACAATTGTAGTtctaatagttttctgtctgtatatataacatttcagttattgtggattatttactgttttattgcttatttataatacttggttttttttaatcttgtttttattttactatgtctcttgtttgcactataacctacagtaccagtcaaaagtttggacacaccttctcattcaatggtttttctttattcttgtttttttctacattgtagattcatattgaagacatccaaactatgaaggaacacatatggaattatgtggtaaacaaacaaatgctcaacaaaccagaatatgatttatattttacattcttcacagtagttgaatgagaaggtgtgtccagacttttgactggtgctgtgtGTAAACTCTGCACACTGACTCAGACCCTCGTGTCCTCACTCTCACCTGAtgagtctctgtctctgctctcagcTGGTCTCTCTGCGTCATCAGAGCTTCAACTTTAGCCTTCAGCTCCTTCAGCTGACTCGGCCTCTGAGGTTGAGTTTTACGGCTCCGGGCCTGAACTTCCAGCAGACTGAGATGACTCAAAACACCTGCGGGGGAACAAACACTCCTGCAGGATTAACACTCAAACGACAGATGTGGACGTTGTTGACATCTGGACTATGTTCGCTTCAGCTAGCATTGAGCTAACTACTGAGCTAACGTTCATTTACCACATATCTAGGTAACTGTACGGCTAATCTAGCTTTACTAGTCCGAGTTACCTTTCGTAGACGCTCCCTCCATGATAtgcaattgtttattttgtgttgaataGTGTTCGTTAGCAGCTTTATGATGAAAACATCCGCTACACGTTGCggaaatgtttgatttttggCGGCTGTGACGTCACCACCcgtaagccccgccccccagCTTCAACCCCGGAAGCGAATTCAAAACATGATCACATGTGGCATGGACCGAGAGATTAGCAACCCAGGAGGTTAATTCAAGAGTTTATGAACACTATATGAGAGTtaagtttattgttttgtatgaaGTTCTCGTTTTTTGCcacaataaagtttgttttaactAACGTGGTGCTCTTGAACGTCTCATTGGAAACAGCATGGTGTCATTGACAGTTAACTAGCCCCACTCGGATTACAACCGATGGTGTGTAAAGGTGAGGCTGTTTCATGTTATTTCATATGTGCATATCTTTCTCACTGCGctacatttagtttgttttttttataatttatgttGTCAGAGATTTGAGGGTCACTGAGTGCAGGAGATTTATTTTCATACGCAGCACCATTAGTTGATTTATACAGCCCTGAATTATTCCTTCAAGCAGTTATTAAGTTCTTTAGTGGCATTATTCTACTTTGTGCTGCCTCCTATGGTTGAGTTTGGGTTTGAGCTGAACTGACAACTCAgcataaatgaatcattaagtattttgacagaaaattgtttagcaactattttgatttattgtttgaaatgtttttaagtagctggttccagcttctcaaataaaAGGATTTGCCcattttatctatctatctatctatctatctatctatctatctatctatctatctatctatctatctaactaactaactatcTTTCTATCTTGGGGTTTCAGACAAAGCAAGACATTTGAGGAGGTCAAATTAAACTCTGAGAAATTGAAAAATTCCTCTGTGTTGGAAATAATCCACATTTTTGTGTCCTCGCAAATTTATaatgtgagtaaaaaaaaatatttttatatgtaaGAGACGAAGAACAAGAACTGAATATTTTGagtaaaaatgatttcaactgAATTTTTCCGTCTCCGACACCGCTGTCAGTAATAGTGGAAACTTTTGAAATCTTCaccaatttgttgtttttgaccTTCAAATTGCTCAGCGGTCAGTTGCTGGCGTTCTTTTTTGTAGTGCAGTTTTCACAAAGGCCGTAGATGGCAGAGTAGCAGTGCACTTGCTCTCTGAAAAAAATTCCAAACCAGTACTTGATTATTTTGGGATCTGCACAAGCAGGGGAAAGTTGACACACCGGTTGTGCGACCCCGGATTGTGTAAAGACTGGAGCTTGTCTCGTATAACAATGGTCTTCTGCTGCAAACAgttcagataagataagataagataagtcctttattagtcccgcagcggggaaatttgcaggctaacagcagcatagagtaaagtgcacacaagagacatagtaaagaaagacaagataaaaaaaaaaaaaaaaaaagaattataaataagcaataaaaacacaataaccgaaatataatatttacagacagacagaaaaaaaactattttaactattattgcacagtgtttttattgtcatgtgtcatgtggtctgctgggagcagagctggttgtgcagcctgacagcagcaggaaggaaggacctgcggtacctctccttcacacaccgggggtgaagcagccggtggctgaaggagctgcacagagctgccagggtgtcctgcatggggtgagaggtgttgttcatcagggatgacagcttggccatcaccctcctgtctcccaccacctccaccgtatccagtggacaccccagcacactgctggccttcctgacaagcttgttcagtctcttcttgtcggctgctgagatgctgctgctccagcagaccaccgcataaaaaatggctgatgccaccacagagtcaaagaaggtcctcaggagtgctccctgcactccaaaggacctcagtctcctcagcagatagagtctgctctgaccctttttatacagtgaatttgtatgattagtccagtccagtttattgttcaagtgaacacccaggtacttataagattgcacaatctcaatgtcctgtccctggatgttcactggttccggaggacagtgttttccccggcggaagtccaccaccagctctttggttttaccagagttgatctggaggcggttccgccggcaccatcctatgaagtcctggttcagttctctgtattccctctcatcgccggcggagatgaggccgacgattgcagagtcgtcagagaactttcaGGTTAGGTGACTGTAGGTTAGGTGACTGTAGGTTAGGTGACTGTAGTGATTTCACATTCTGTCTATCTATGTGTGAAAGGGACAGAAATCTGGTAACAGCTCAGGGGAAACAAGGACACAAGGAGAGTTTGTTGGGTGTGAAAGTGTATTTCTTTGCCCTTCAAGCAAAGtgatttgttaaaaatattattgGATAAAGAAAGCAACACCATTCCAGCAAAGcttactctctcacacacagagatatattttatctgtgttttcGATTCTCTTTCTTCAAGGCTCCTGGACTCTCCTGACTGATGGGTGAGGACAGAGACTTTTCCCATCCGTCTGAAGGAGAACCAAACCTTCTGCAGCCGAGACTCAAAGACAATCAACATGGACCCGTCCGACCAGAAGCACTTCACGGCCGTGGACTATGTGGTATTTGCTCTCCTGCTCGCTGCCTCCATGGGCATCGGACTGTACCACGCTCTTTCAGGCGGGCGTCAGCGCACCACACAGGAGTTCTTGATGGCGGACAGGAGCATGAGCTGTCTTCCCGTTTCGCTGTCGCTCATCGCCTCATTCCAGTCTGCCGTGGCGATTATCGGCGTACCGGCAGAAATCTACGCTCACGGTACTCAGTACTGGTTCATCGGCTGCGCCTACATTCTCGGCCTCCTCATTCCTGCCCATGTTTTCATTCCTGTGTTCTACAAACTGCGTCTCTCCAGTGCTTACCAGGTGTGACAGAGCAGTTCTGTTGGatttaaattagtttatatTATTGGTGTGTGTCCTTCATCATGTACAGTtcatatgttgttttgtttcacagtATCTTGAACTGCGCTTCAGCAAAGCAGTGCGTGTCTGTGGGACTTTGGCCTTCATCTTTCAGACGGTGGGTGCAACAGGTCACATGATAGAGTGGGGATGCACCAATCACACTATTTCCTCTCCAAATAACATTACCAATACTTTGACTCAGGGTGTCTGCAGTAACCGAGTACCCACCTGATACCAGTGCTCTCTTTTCCCCAAATTTAGTATCTGTGTATCACGATGCATTCAAATAATTTGTATAATTTCCCTGCGAGGTAACATGGCCACTGTGCTAAAAGCTTAAGCttattgacaataaaactgtatttattgtgCGTCAGTCACGTCCAATTAATACCAACGCAGCTTTaagaaaaagtttgacattttgagaaaaatatttgcttACTTTGCAAAAGTTAGGTGAGGAAAATGAAACTCTCATGTTTGTACTTACATGAAGCTAAAGGCAGCAGCCGGTTATCTTAACTTAACATAAACACTGGTAacaggacacagctggcctGGCCGCTGTCCAAAGATAAGAAAATCCACCTACCTACACCTCTAAAGTTCACTAGTGAACATGttaaatcttgtttgtttattctctgcacaaaacaaagtataaaaaattGTTGTGGTTTTACTGCGGGACATGTGCCGGACTTTTTCTTAGACAGGAGCGGTTCCCTTTAAACAgagacaggctagctgtttcccaatattatgctaagctaagctaactggctgctggcttcACATCAAGCATAAAGACATGAGCGTATCAATTTTCACATCTAACTGTAAAACTGGGTATTTCACAGTGGATAAGCTTGGTGCATCCCCATAGGAGAGCCTGAAAATACAAGAGACGCATTCATTTCTCACATtgaacatctttatttttacacCTTTATGACGTGGATAGTCTCCGATTTGTCCTTTACTCTGCTACAGGTTGTCTATATGGGAGTTTGTGTTTACACTCCTGCCTTCGCACTAAATGCAGGTCAGAtaagttcattttttaacagaCAGTCAATTTGAATAGATAAGATCAGTGGTTCAATGTGTTGCTTTCTTTCAGTCACTGGATTTGAATTATGGGGGGCAGTGCTGGCCACCGGACTAGTGTGCACATTGTACACAACAATGGTGAGTTTTTAAAGCTCATTTTCATAGAACTTAAATTTACCTTCTGTCATTTGAATGTTCCCAACTCCTACGTTATTTTTTTGGTATCTTAAAAGGCCCAGTGTGAGGGGGTCATGGCTCAGGAGTGACTTTATCTTCTTCACCccctgaaaaatgaaaaatctcACATTAAATTCCTTAGAATTACCATTTGCTTTGTCAAAAATTGGCAGATCTTAAAAAGAATGGCCATGATTCACTTGTATTCTCCATTTTAGAGATATGCATTTAATAAAGGATTACAGAGACGGATATCTAGCATTTGAGTGAAGAATATATCAGATTTATTTCCCGTGTGTCTTGTCTGCTCCCTACAGGGTGGTTTGAAGGCTGTCATCTGGACAGACGTCTTTCAGACTGTTGTGATGTTTGCGGGGCAGCTGGCTGTCATCGTGGTCGGCGTCCATCAGACTGGAGGACTGTCTGAAGTCTGGAGGAAAGTCCGGGAGGGAAACCGCATCTCTGCTCTCGAGTGAGTCAATACTTTAGTTTGCAATATATCAGGAATGGATGAGGATATCTGTACACAAATGcatcatgatttatttaattattttaatggtaATCAGTTCTGCAAATGCCAGTATCACAGAgttctgattttcttttgttttcatgtagaTAATTCTACTTAAGGTCTTCCTACagagaatattacattttaagttGTCTTGTCAACACtaactttaataaaacatggttttcagcatttttttatatatatatatatatatatatatatatatatatatatatatatatatatatatatatatatactgtgctTCATAAAATGAGGCAGTGATAAGtggtttatgtatttttatttctctattcTTTGAATTTTATGTAGCAAATTATTATGTAATTTTTAGTAATTTCtttgaaataatgtaaattaattgtAAATGCACTGAGCTTTGTTGTTGGTTGAGTTTGagtgagaaaacaaagaaagaaagatgatcTGAAAGATGTGGTCACCAAATGCATTTAGTGTCAAAGCAATTAAAAATTCTCACCCTAGGAAGGGTTTTCAAACACTGAACTGAAGTATTAAGAAATGCATGTaacaatgaaatataaaacaattgaGTTATGCTTGCATGCCATACAGTTTAAAGTACTGGCTTTATACTGTATTTTCTCTTGTGCTCAGCCTAAACCCAGAtcctacagagagacacacctTCTGGACTCTGGGGGTTGGCGGGGTCTTCCTCATGTTGTCCCTGTACGGAGTCAACCAGGCTCAGGTCCAAAGATATCTCAGCGCACGCACAGAGAAGGAGGCCGTCAGGTTCGctatggctttgttttttttatgactttgagtaaaaatgaattaaagcgtgaaagaaaataaacaagtctCTTGGAACACAAATCATCGTTTGGTCACATGGGGGTTTGCacttgttgccatggttacgTGTCTCCAACCGGCATAGAGGCTCTCAGGAAGTCTTGTGATACTAAAAAGATACATACTAAGGTTTATTCACACAAAAGTGCGCTGAACGATAGTACACATTATTAGTGTAGAGCATAATCTAAGATTTCGGACATAGGCTAACATTTACATTAGcatcagctgcactttgtgttaaCACGTTCAACCTAAACATATGGACATGTTAAACGTTTTAAaagctaaacatcagcatgttagaaTTGTCAATGTGAGCGTAATAGCATGTTCATGTTAGCATATAGCTCAAAGCACCTCTGAGTCCTATTACAGCCTTATAGAGCCGCTATCAAAATGTCAATTCTTTAGTACAAAGCTTTCTAACAAttcttataaaataaacaaatgaagaaatccttatcaaaatgtttgtgttatgtttaatttgaattaataaatatagaCTTGTATCTCATATATTAATTGACAAGCAATCTCTTGGAAGTTCAATGCAAACCACTACAGTACTGAGTGTTTAGTGGACAAACAAAGACCTCAGAAGCGACCACTGTCACTATATTTTCCCCTTCCTGTCTGCAGGTCTTGCTACATGGCGTTTCCCTCCCTGCAGTTGTCTCTGGCTCTGAGCTGTGTGATGGGACTGGTGATGTTTGCACGTTACTGTGAAGAGGATCACTCTGTCAAGCTGGGCACATCTTCAAGTGATGCGGTGAGTTTCAATGTGTTATTTACCCATTTGTTTTGTGCCGTTATCGACCAAATCAGCTGCTTCGCATTTTTGGGGAACggagatatatttattttcttgctttttctgcTTCATTGATCTCAAAAGATTAGTGTGAAGGATGAAAGTTAAATCCATGCAGAGTTATGTCAAAAACCCCTCCAGGGCACATAAATTTAACAGCAACACTACAGCAGCATGaatatttgcataatttattCGGAGTCCTTCTAACACGTTAGgcaaattatgtaaatgtgCTGTCATCTAGAATGTACATTGTCAGCTctcggatttttttttctgtgttttacacAGATGGTGCTTTACTTTGTGATGGATATGCTGCAAGGTCTTCCTGGTCTGCCCGGACTGTTTGTTGCTTGTTTGTTCAGTGCAGCTCTCAGGTATGGGACTTTCCACAGCGTCATCAAAATTTGGTTGTATCCCTTTCACCATAACCGAGGAAGAAGTTGTAAAGACTTCAATAACACATTCAACTATTCAGGTGTCGAAGATGAAGTCCTACGGGTCAGTGACCTGGTTTGACGCTAGTTAAAGTTTCCTCCAGTATGTGTTTCTTGttgcactatatatatatatattttttttttttagctttgtcaGTTATTATCATTCTATAATGAGCAATCACATTTGACACCTTGATAATTCTAATAAAATGCTATCCTTAAACTTATTGTCGTCCAAAATGATCATACAGTTAAATCACACCTCTCTGAAACAGTTCCAattaaaaactgaacattataacctCCATGAAGGGATTTATTGTGGCATTTTATGCATTGTACTGCATTTGTTTCAGCTAGTTAATAAACTGGAAACTGAGTGTGTACTCCGTTCTAAATCTTGAATGCGACTATTCACATCAAACGTTTCagtgaaactgaaaaagaaaatgttcaatgCATCCATATGCATGCATATCTGTCACTATGggtgtaaacaaaaaaactttttaatgcagtaacattaatataaaatgtatatttttgttcttGTCTTTTAGGGGATGAATAATTAACTTTACATTTAATTGTTACTTCATGTATTGATGGCAGTAATggtatgtacagtacatatttTGCTTCTCCTGTGCAGCACCATCTCTTCTGCTTTCAACTCTTTGGCCACTGTGACGATGGAAGACCTCGTCAAACCACATTACCCCGCCATGACAGAGGCCAGAGCGACCCTGCTGTCCAAAGCCTTAGGTGAGCGCTCTGAAGTTCATCAACCCACGATCCAGAGCATAATAACGTTTTTGTTCTAAACTTTCAACTTGTGTCTCCGCTAAAAGCCATGTCCTACGGGCTGCTGTGTCTGGCCATGGCCTATCTCACTCACCTGATGGACCATTCTGTTCTACTGGTGAGCTCACAAGTTGTATGATCGAGTAACGGCAAACATTTCTCACTACATGAGCACTGATTGTTATTGAACTCCAGGTGGCTTTGAAAATCTTCGGGATGGTTGGCGGTCCTGTTCTTGGTCTGTTTTGTCTCGGGATGTTCTTCCCGTGGGCCAACTCTACTGTAAGTTGAACCTCATCAATGAGATTGATCATGTAGTGATTAATGAGACAACATGCAGTTTATCTGCTACTCttaatgtggtaaaaaaaatgatcaggaATTAAAACACAGAAGTAGTGTCTActtgtctccatataacaggttttgttgttgtgagtTCAACTGACGTGACTTTTCTCTTTAAGTTTAAACAGGTATTTTTTGACGTCCATGCCAAAAGCCATCAGCTTTACAATATATCTATTATGCAAAGTTTGGTATTGTACCCATATGATGCAACAATGATCTTCCATCGCATTGTGCCCTCGGTTTTAATGGCTCCATACGGGAGGATTGGAACCACCAACTGTTTATCTTGATGATGCCAGTTCGTAATATTTACAGTAGTATACCAGCAGTGGATGAAACTTTAAGTGGCGCTAAATCTGAACCGAGACTTAAAGGAGACATATGATCATTTTCAgcttcatacttgtattttgtgtttctatttgAACATGTACTACATACtttaatgttgaaaaacaattcattttttcctcATACTGTCCGTATAGTTAACCCTGTATAcactctgtctgaaacgctttGTTTTAGCATCTGTCTCTTCAACGGCCAATCCCCATTTAAAGCACTTTAAGAAGCGTTTTTGGCGCCCATTACCCGCCTCAAGGAACGGATTACGCttccattttattaaatgtaccAATCCACATTGGCTctattcactctttttttttttcaagctttaaGTCTATTTTTAGTGCTGTTCCGTGAAGCGTAATTTGCATAGACAGCTGTTTgaatcacaatttttttttaaatagttccTATAATAAAATGTCCTAATAATAAAACTAGTCAGTCTATGTTTTATCTGACATCTTGATGCTTTTTGCCTACTGAGAGAGAGTCAGAGTGCAAAAGCTATTCAACCTTCTAGCAGGATGCTGTCATTAAAACGGTTACTGTGACGATGAAAACCTCTGGCAACTTCATTAAGTTACTCACTGTATCTGTGTTAAATATTAGTTT contains:
- the slc5a6b gene encoding solute carrier family 5 member 6 isoform X2 encodes the protein MDPSDQKHFTAVDYVVFALLLAASMGIGLYHALSGGRQRTTQEFLMADRSMSCLPVSLSLIASFQSAVAIIGVPAEIYAHGTQYWFIGCAYILGLLIPAHVFIPVFYKLRLSSAYQYLELRFSKAVRVCGTLAFIFQTVVYMGVCVYTPAFALNAVTGFELWGAVLATGLVCTLYTTMGGLKAVIWTDVFQTVVMFAGQLAVIVVGVHQTGGLSEVWRKVREGNRISALDLNPDPTERHTFWTLGVGGVFLMLSLYGVNQAQVQRYLSARTEKEAVRSCYMAFPSLQLSLALSCVMGLVMFARYCEEDHSVKLGTSSSDAMVLYFVMDMLQGLPGLPGLFVACLFSAALSTISSAFNSLATVTMEDLVKPHYPAMTEARATLLSKALAMSYGLLCLAMAYLTHLMDHSVLLVALKIFGMVGGPVLGLFCLGMFFPWANSTGAISGLGAGLALAFWVGIGSIVSRSSGPRPLPPGCRAVLDNTTSAFHTALSNVTLSQPSGLNRFYSLSYMWYSAFNCFTVILIGLIISFLTGPMKEEDVTPGTTYPLFGKLLCFLPEDLKKKLCCVTPLGQTWDGPKPSQLRGSKS
- the slc5a6b gene encoding solute carrier family 5 member 6 isoform X1 produces the protein MDPSDQKHFTAVDYVVFALLLAASMGIGLYHALSGGRQRTTQEFLMADRSMSCLPVSLSLIASFQSAVAIIGVPAEIYAHGTQYWFIGCAYILGLLIPAHVFIPVFYKLRLSSAYQYLELRFSKAVRVCGTLAFIFQTVVYMGVCVYTPAFALNAVTGFELWGAVLATGLVCTLYTTMGGLKAVIWTDVFQTVVMFAGQLAVIVVGVHQTGGLSEVWRKVREGNRISALDLNPDPTERHTFWTLGVGGVFLMLSLYGVNQAQVQRYLSARTEKEAVRSCYMAFPSLQLSLALSCVMGLVMFARYCEEDHSVKLGTSSSDAMVLYFVMDMLQGLPGLPGLFVACLFSAALSTISSAFNSLATVTMEDLVKPHYPAMTEARATLLSKALAMSYGLLCLAMAYLTHLMDHSVLLVALKIFGMVGGPVLGLFCLGMFFPWANSTGAISGLGAGLALAFWVGIGSIVSRSSGPRPLPPGCRAVLDNTTSAFHTALSNVTLSQPSGLNRFYSLSYMWYSAFNCFTVILIGLIISFLTGPMKEEDVTPGTTYPLFGKLLCFLPEDLKKKLCCVTPLGQTLSAQPMHPQHKEGTGLIFPQEDGQSQEETDRFLPEAQTALVEHETTV